The sequence TTTGTGCAACAGCATTAGAGATGGTGAGCTTCAGTGCTTCTCCCAGGTCTCCTGGACTCACAATCAGCCGATAAGCCAGATTGATAAACATTAGTTATTAAGTATGACAGGAAATCTGTCTGAATATATGTTAACCTTCCACAGTtctcaggatttatttatttttctatatgcTCACAGCAATATAGCATCTGTCTGCTACAGGTCAGCTAAGGAAACTGTTATCTATAGCACCACCACAAAACATCACTTCAAAGAATCTGAACTCTCTCCTAAAGCAGCCAACTGCGGATAGCGACCTGAACAGGCAACCTTGCTAATCATCATTAGCTCATATTAATATCAACTTGTTTCTGCTCTATAAAAAGCAGAAAGCCAAATGGCCTAAGAATCTGTACAAGACATGTTTAGCTGAAAAGCATGGCTAACATTAGCAGGTTTTTCTTCTATCTCTTTGcttgaaatatgcaaaaatatggATGGTTGCCATTCAATGAGAATCTCGGGTAACACAAGACTGGTTACCGAAGTTACATTATAGCCAATATGAGATGCTGAAATTGTTGCTTTTCATCGAACACTGTCGTGTGAAACTCCAAAGTGCATTTTCAGATTTCATCAGTCACTTGAGTGCCAACCTGTGTAGGATCTGATGATAGCGTGGATGTGGTTCgtacctgctggttctgatatGCTGTGACGGTGGTGAAGACGGTCTCAGGGAAGGAGAAGGTGCGCGTTCCCTCCCCCATGGGGATGGCTCTCACCGGAGATAACTCTTCTCCGAACTCCTTGTGGATGACGTGGACCCGGGGTTGGTATTTGTGCATGGAGTGCAGAATAATCTGggtaaaaacagagaaaaggaagactttgtctttctgacaacaataaaaaatgaggtGAGAATGAAATTATCCAGAGTTTggtgatatatatattttttaaaaataaaaaactctccAACTGCGTTTAGGGACATTGCAAACCGTAGCATAAATTTGCGGTCCTCTGAAAAATAAGGCGTGGACACGTACATGTCCCTGGTCGTCCAGCTCATTGTTGGTCAGCTTGAGCTTGTCAAAGCTGACAACTTGACGCATCCAAGTTTCTCCTGAGGCCGGAGAGTCCGGGTGGATGTACACCCTGGGGGGAACAGGGGAGTCGGCGTTTCCCGCTACCATCCACTTGGAGCTGTGATACACGTACCTTCACAattcaaacacatgaaacacacattttaatcaCACTGTCCATTTCCAGTATTTtcttcccccccacccccaccacATGTTACCAAATTCAAAGACTTTGGCATTCATTACTAATTGGTGCACAGATTTAATCACATCACATtttttgaaatactttattttgggGCATGTAACTGCCTGTGCagcttatttaatatttattttacttttaatgttgcgagaaactaaaacaaacaataaaacgcTGTAAAGTTAACAGCTTGATGCAATATGGCTGACAAGAACCATTCCATCAAGTCACATTAAAGAATGCCACATGATTCTTTATTTCTGCCTCAAATTGTATAACGTTAGACTTAATAATGTTGCTTGAAAACTTGCCATGTTTTGTACAATATTGCTaacttaaaatatgacatttactCAACACGGCCATTGGATCCAGTCAAAGaaccttattttttattcatatcaaCTTATTATTACCaggtttttcctcttctgttATTATTCTACCcatctgttttaatatttcaaatgtacatCTGACATAATTTCCTTCTGGCATCAATAAAGTGTTCTGGTGGATATTACTAACTGTAATAAATGACTGGAATAAATTGGTGAAATTGAGATTAAACAagtattttatcaataaaagaaaaaaagtgcatgatggaaattaaaattaaattataaatatatatataacctaACTTGCAGACTGCATCCTGCTCTCTTCATAATATTAAGAACAATTACATTAAGAACAAAATGTGACCGAGCAGAGAGAGGTCTGCGTTTCTCCGGCGCTCCAGCGCTCTTTTTCAGACTCGGTTAGGAACTCGTCTTCCAAGATTTCACTCATCACTCCAGCACGCAGCTAAAAGTGTATTCACACATAAACGGCTTGTGAAAGTCTGGAATGGCAGAGCCAGTAACACGCAAAGCCTTGGCAGCGCCGGCTGCGCTTCATAAGGACTTTTGTTGGTTTGACCCTCCGGGTTAGAGAGGTGAGGCGTCCAAAAGGACCTCTTTCCAAACGGGACGGCAAAACCGCCGTGACAAAACCCTGCTGCCAAGCGCCATTTGTAGCGACACACGAAcaggaagagagagacagagggagagagagagagagagagagagagagagagagagagagagatggaccTGTTCTGCACAGCTGAAAAATCTTTGATTTGTCCCCATGATTCGTTTTTACAAGGAGTCTAAATTAAAACTATGTACTGCAGCCTCAATTGCCATTATGGGATCACACGGGTCCCTGGTGCGCGCGAGGGCCCCGTGTTGGGTCGGTTCGTTACCTGTATCGCTTGTTGTCCACGGGGATTATATCCATGGCAATGTAATACTGCTGATGGGGGTCCAGGCCCGTAATCTTCACACGCATGGCGGGGAACATCCGCCTGCgtggaaaagcaaaacattttatttttatttttgttaaactcttcttctctttcttataataataataataataataataataataataataataataataataataataataatgtttttttatcgTTGTAACTATTGTTTGGGCCACTTTTTCTgactttctaaataaaagctgaaatttactattacatttctttaatgataaaacaaaaaaatattaaggtttttatgtttaaaacaatacTATTtggataaataattatttgattgtAACGTATCTTAcagttttgttgtaaaatacGCACCAttatctttttgttctttttttttttttttttttacatttttcgtCTTCTGTCAATTAGCGCACCAGATGCAGCTGTTAATGTTCAGAGTTAATTGACCTGCCTCAGTTCTTTCCCACCACATCTCCCGTCCTCACCGTCCGGCCTTGGTGATGATCATTTCCGTTCCGATCTCGTGGAACCTCTTCCACAGGTCCGACCCCTGCAGCTCCACGCGGGTCTCCTCTCCGCTGCCGGCTCCGGGCGCCGCGGCGCACAGCGTGGATGCGGGCTGCGGGCTCTCCAGCAGGGCGTCCTCGCTCTCTGCTGCAACCAGAACGAGGgcaagagtttttttctttttcttttcatttttttttttttttacacgatTTGGTTGGTTAGCATCACTCACCCAAAGTCAGGCATTACGCACTTACAAGattacagtaaaaagaaaacaactttacaaCCGGAAAGGGTTATTATGTGCCACCCCATAAGctagctcttttttttcttgtagattACAAAAAGTTGCAGAAGTGACTGAAAACACAGGATAACAAAAGAATGTtgatattatattatattatattatattatattatattatattatattatattatattagcTATATGAATTCAAGCTGTCGCAGTAAGGGAGATAACTGTATCCAAATTGTGGGCCAATGGCTTTCCATATGTTTCATGCTGCTATATTTTATATGGCAGcatgtgtttgctgtgtttacTCCTGGCATTATTTGCACGTAACTAACCCAGGTCTGTCTGAGTGCTGCGGATTTACGCAGTTTAGACATTGGCTCGATAAGCAGCCAAGCCCCCGTTAACCTCTGCACACTCCAGATCCCCCATTTGTCAGCCGGTTTCTGCTTCCTGCAGTCCTGCACTATTCTTTCCATCGCATTGTCCCGTCTTTATACGCTGCTAATTGGCGTGTTTATGATAGCTGCATATCCCATAAACCCTCTCGCATTAGTCACACACTGAACTTCTGTTTACTAGGCCAGTGGAGTGATCGCATTCTCATATTTAGAAGTGTGACAAGTGGTATATGTTTGCGTTTCTGCTCCTGTTTTCTGTTGAAACCAGGACTGAAAATACAATCTGCAACCTActgttaaataattattttacacattattattattattattattattattattattattattagcttaCGGGATCCGTCGCTTGTACATTCAGCCTCACTGCCCCGGTCGCTGCACGCTCTGCCGCCTCTCAGCGCTGGACTCCCGGTTAAATCCGAAACATCGTTTCCACCCTCGTAGCCGCCCGGGGACGCCGCAACATCCTCCCCGCTCGTCCTGCGTCGCTTTTCCGCCCCGATCAACGCCTCCACCGAGAAGGCGTGCGCCTTGACGCTCAGCGCGCACGGGGACCTCCGCTTCTCTGCCATGCTCCTCTCCGTCTCGTGGGCAGCAGGGCGAGGCACAAACGGCGTGGCGAACTTGCGGGGGAAAGTGAGAAAAGTTCAAACTCAGGCACAGACATCTACAGAGGCTCTCCACCCCGCGGCCGTCGGTGGAGGACAGTTTGTCTCGGTCTTGTACCGAGAAACAGGAGAGGGACCAGAGCTGTGACAGCGTCTCTGTTATCCGTATAGGTTAagtgctgactttttttttttttttttttcYGGGGGGAAGTGTCAACAGCCGAGCTTAGAGGCGCTCCGGAGAGAGGGAGCTGTCAATCCCAGAGCAAGGCAACCAATCACGAGCGATTTCGGGCCCCCGGAACTTTTCTCCCGTCCCGCCCGCTGTGGGGGCCGCTCGTGCCGCCTTTTGTGGTCAAAGCGGAGCCGGCGAATGAATCATGTCCTCAGGCGGAGGAGAGAGCTCCAGGAGCGTCCCTCCGGGGGCATTGCGCGCATTTTCACACTGCGACCCGACATGCTTTGCATATCTGGCCATTAGTACCTCCAGAACGGTGCTCTCTATTTGTGATTGGCACCGACCTCACCTCAGGAATAAAAGCGCTTCTCGCAACCCAAACTCGTTTTGTACATGCACCAGGCCTGCTAatagaaagtaaaacaattgCAATAAACGACACATTGTTATAATATGCAGATAAGATATTTAGGGATGTTATTCCCAGTTGACTGCAGCATTTCCTCCATGTtggaaaaatgacattttaccATGTTATATCAGCACGCAAGCGCAGTAGACCCTTGTTAACAGAACATAACAGTTAGATGATAAATGTGTGCATTGTCCGTGCCTTACAAACCGCGGTGTAACTAAGCAAATATACTCGATGTGAACAACGATAAGAACAAAATGACAGAATGTGTTTCGTTCAAGTGCAAAGAAATCAATCCGGATAAAGATTACTGctgctttttactttaattatgtcaagagtttttatttattattattattattattattattattattattattattattattattattattattattattattattattattagtttgtATCCCGCCCATCCCCAATTACAGCTGGAGAAAGGCACAAGCCCCCCAGGCAACCTGCAGGTAAAATGTTGTATAGATGTCGGAAAGAcgggtaataataataataataataataataataataataataataataataataataataataataataataatgaacaaaTTGACTAAAGGAAATACCTGCGTCAAGAAAAACATGAGTgtgagcaaaataaaaccaaaaagttACACTATTGCGATATAAAATAGCAtcttaaaattataaatgtcaTGTTAAATAATGTTTACACGCTGATAATATAATATGTTTCAGTGGATTTGAGTgaacctcccgaccccactaagggacaagggtgtacagcagatggatggatggatggatggatggatggatggatggatggatggatggatggatggatggatggatggatggatggatggatggatggatggatttgagTCACAAGACTTTTACTGGCGACAGTGTATCTTttgaagcaaaaggaaaaaaacggggaaaaaatgtgtttgaatccAGATTTTTAGGGTTAATaaagtcagactggatggaaagCTCAGTTTCTTACCCTGACGTAGTTAATGCGTACGAACACTCGGAAACCTTTGATACTATTGGGAAAGATTTTACACCtcaactgtaaaacattttttagcagTCCAAATCAGATGAGCGAATCGTCTTAATTTTAAAGtcgccacaaaaaaaaagggttatTGAATAGTAATGTAAGCTGTTGGATTTAGAAATGTCTacggaaataaaatattgttacaaacatttttatcaaggTAAATTTTAAGCACTCATTTCATCagtatgaattttttttttaaaaatgtgacttgCTTAGCTCTAAATGTTTCATTCCGGTATAGCTAAGCAATCAGTTGAACTAATTGCGGCCGTTGCgtgaaagcaaaataataataaataataaataataatataaaataagataGAATAATTCATCAAGTAAGgtcaaactgataaaaaaaaaacccagtgcGTTTTTTCTAGAGAACCtggtttagtttatttagtttttttgtttgtttttatgaaggCCCCCTGTTTGTGCGCGTGCTGCGCTGTGTGAAGAAAACAGAGACGTCGCGAGGACCGCCCGCGGTGTGGATGCAGTCAGTGCACATGCGTGGACTTCCCGGTGAGACTCACCCCTAACACACCGCAGAGCTCTCGAGGCCGCTGGCCAACCTGTTAACTTGTCACAGCCTACAAAGATGGTGGAGTTCAACAATCTGAAATATCACCATTTACATCAGGAtcagattattttcctttccgCTCAGTTGGGTTCGGTCAGCCAAAAGTCCACCCCCGTCGTTGCCCCGCTCACGTCCTGCTTAAATAAACAGCACGTCCGGCCACGTTTGTTGGCATAAATTAAGACTAAATGAGTGGGACGTCAAGGAGAAGACCCGTGTTCATAATCCGCGGGGATTATCGTGCTTTTCATCCCATGGgcgtttgaaaataaatctccCGGCTCTTTATAATTACCTAGGATTAGTGCTTCGAGAGTCGTTTCCTATTAAGTTACATTTCGATTCAAAAATCAAATTGCTgacactataaaaaaaatttgtttcatttgaataaaaagtgaAGTGAAATATCTGGGGTCtgtgcaggaagaaaaaaaaattagatttatttttttatttatgtttttttttactgattttaaacGAACGGTGTTTTCTATTAAACTCTAATGCACTCAGAAAACAAATTGTTAGTATTTAAAGGATACAATTGGTGCAGCGATGACCATTAATTTGGGTCaaactaataaatatttcttaatagaaataatctatttttcaaTAGTTTATAGACGGTTAGATTGGGTAAAAATAGatgcaaattacatttaaataaaaaaaacgattaaaatccattttggagctaaattaatttaagaattttactcaaaataatatttgagTATTCAAATGATTCTATTTCATATTAATGTATCAGTAGGTTGATCCACCCGAAGGTAACATTGTAGAAAGTAAGCTAGCCAGGACGtttgacattagcattagcatgttgCTATGCTAAAGCTGAATTCAGAAAGAAATTATTACAACACAGCGACGTTTTGAGTCTTATTAAAAGCTTCAACTTTCACGAATTTTATATGCCAAGtcataaaaaccacacacagacacacacacacacacacatacaccacAACATCACA is a genomic window of Poecilia reticulata strain Guanapo linkage group LG21, Guppy_female_1.0+MT, whole genome shotgun sequence containing:
- the tbx18 gene encoding T-box transcription factor TBX18 isoform X2 is translated as MAEKRRSPCALSVKAHAFSVEALIGAEKRRRTSGEDVAASPGGYEGGNDVSDLTGSPALRGGRACSDRGSEAECTSDGSQSEDALLESPQPASTLCAAAPGAGSGEETRVELQGSDLWKRFHEIGTEMIITKAGRRMFPAMRVKITGLDPHQQYYIAMDIIPVDNKRYRYVYHSSKWMVAGNADSPVPPRVYIHPDSPASGETWMRQVVSFDKLKLTNNELDDQGHIILHSMHKYQPRVHVIHKEFGEELSPVRAIPMGEGTRTFSFPETVFTTVTAYQNQQITRLKIDRNPFAKGFRDSGRNRMGLEALVESYAFWRPSLRTLTFEDIPGMAKQGIPGTHGGVGTSSHLLSTSPCSSPFQVCPLSPPDYSCSRPTHPLHCYGNAPEPFPPPRGPSGYEGEGFRSLALPAAQLGYLSNPAPQGYAGLRLHTPPYSLYGYTFPPSPRLAASPDKMATASHQSPFHGSSPSGTLTDSLGVLSGGQQGFLFDSRTLGVAGSQPGGGASQVTAHMG
- the tbx18 gene encoding T-box transcription factor TBX18 isoform X1, translating into MAEKRRSPCALSVKAHAFSVEALIGAEKRRRTSGEDVAASPGGYEGGNDVSDLTGSPALRGGRACSDRGSEAECTSDGSPESEDALLESPQPASTLCAAAPGAGSGEETRVELQGSDLWKRFHEIGTEMIITKAGRRMFPAMRVKITGLDPHQQYYIAMDIIPVDNKRYRYVYHSSKWMVAGNADSPVPPRVYIHPDSPASGETWMRQVVSFDKLKLTNNELDDQGHIILHSMHKYQPRVHVIHKEFGEELSPVRAIPMGEGTRTFSFPETVFTTVTAYQNQQITRLKIDRNPFAKGFRDSGRNRMGLEALVESYAFWRPSLRTLTFEDIPGMAKQGIPGTHGGVGTSSHLLSTSPCSSPFQVCPLSPPDYSCSRPTHPLHCYGNAPEPFPPPRGPSGYEGEGFRSLALPAAQLGYLSNPAPQGYAGLRLHTPPYSLYGYTFPPSPRLAASPDKMATASHQSPFHGSSPSGTLTDSLGVLSGGQQGFLFDSRTLGVAGSQPGGGASQVTAHMG